Genomic segment of Salvia hispanica cultivar TCC Black 2014 chromosome 2, UniMelb_Shisp_WGS_1.0, whole genome shotgun sequence:
AATCAGCCTGTAAATTACCAGATTTTGATGGTTTTGAATTTAGGTTATTTGATTATAGAGATTGTTTTCTCAATTTTGTATGTGGTTACAAAATTGAGAGGTTTAGAGAGTTGTGTCTGCTTTAGGAGTTAGGACCTGAAGCCTCTTGAATATAGATTGGACTTCAAGCTAGTAATAGGATGCCtggggagtataattttttctagTTTATAAATCAATGGCGATTCTTACAAATTGTCGATTCCTTGGTTTTTTGTTCTTAAAGTAGTCATGATCTAATATTAGGATTGAGGAATGGATAACAACTGTCGTTTTCTCCTGTTGGAGCAGGACGTAGATAAGATAAATTTCGCAGATTGCTCAAATTAGGTAGTATCACTTACTTTTGCCACTGAATACTAAATCATCTAATTTTTCCCCCCTTAATTGTGTCTTTCAGCGACTACTTGTTCAAGCTTCTTTTGATTGGAGACTCTGGTGTTGGCAAGTCATGCCTTCTACTCAGATTTGCTGTAAGTGTTGCTTAAGCGAGTGTTTGGTCATTGtctgttatatttttttggttttgcatgcctttgctttttttccaaaagaatTCCTCTCTCAtgtaaatcaattattttctcaaacaGCATTACTGATTTACctgtatttgattttatggCAGGATGATTCTTACCTTGATAGCTACATCAGCACAATCGGTGTTGATTTTGTAAGGGGTTATCCTTTTTGCTCTGTATATTTTACATGGTTTAGTTACAATTCTAATCACATATTCAATTACTGCAGAAAATTCGTACAGTGGAGCAAGATGGGAAGACTATCAAGCTTCAGATAGTaagcttttctttttcattctattttattatcaatgGCAGAGTTATTCTGTTTATTTGTTGATAGTTGTTTCATCATTGTCTAATTGTTTTATACTTCATATGTTTGGGGGCTTATATTGGTCTTTTACTTGCTAGGTCTGATGTACATCATCTTATTAGATGTAATGTTTTTGAATGACACATACATGCTTcttgttttcattttgtagTGTGTATGGTTCCCTTCTGAttctatattattatgaaCAGTATAATTTGGGTGTTTACTTGTGGAATGTAGATAGTCATTTATCATTGTAAACTTTGGAACTCAATCTGTTTGAGGGATTATTTTGGTCTTTTTTACTCGAAACTTAGTAATTTTGTAtctcaaactttttttttatttcttttattttttatttttttttaccatccATTTTTTGGAAATGGAAATCTCAAACTTATGTTTTGAGGGCTGGTTCTCATGTAGTTCAATCTGATTAGATGTAGCTTTTTGAGGAACACAAACCTGTTTCTTTTGTTTACCTTGTTGTATCTATGGCTCCCTTATGATATCAATAAGACAATGGGATGCAATTATTTGGGGAAACCAATGTTCCATTTCTTGTAGTGCTGTTCTTAGTCCGATGGAGTGATTTTGCTGGTTTCCTTTTGTTCTGCTGCTGTACGGTTTTCTAGTCAAATCATCTAGTTTTGCAGTGGAGGAATATTTACAGCTAATCTTTGAATGTATCAAGTATGAGTGACATAGCTTTCAATGTGTGCAAATGCTGTAAGTGTAAATTTCTGTTTGTAATGAGAAACTAGATATCCTGTGGTGATTTGCAGATGGTGTATACTGATTTGGGGTACGATTATGTTATTGCATTTTATCCTTGTGATACTTCCTCCCAATACCAGTGTATATTAAAAGCaagtatattttcattttttttgcagtGGGATACTGCTGGGCAGGAACGTTTCAGAACTATAACCAGTAGCTATTACCGTGGTGCACATGGAATTATAGTTAGTATCTTTCTTCTTGATTTACTCTAAATGTAAAACTTTGTGTTTCTAGTTTCTGATATATTCTGGACTTGGAATATTTGCAGATAGTATATGATGTAACTGACCAAGAAAGCTTCAACAACGTGAAACAATGGTTAAATGAGATTGACCGATATGCAAGTGAGAATGTGAACAAGCTCCTTGTTGGAAACAAGTGCGATCTTGCTGATAACAGGGCTGTGCCTTATGAAACAGCAAAGGTAAGCATTTTCTATGTTTGCTTGTGTGCTTTTGCTTTAGACTGATAAGTCTTTGCtgaaataaattgtttttttggtGAAGGCATTCGCCGATGAAATTGGCATCCCCTTTATGGAGACTAGTGCCAAAAATGCAACAAACGTTGAACAGGCTTTCATGGCTATGTCTGCTGACATCAAGAATAGGTTTGCTTTATtttgtcttgttcttcaaaGTTCATTTGTTATCGGTCAGTACACTTTTGTGATTTCAGCATATTACGAATGAGTATAATATTCCTTGTTCAAGTCGATCATAGTTGCCTTGTGCGTGAGTGACCTGTCTCCACACCAAATCTGTTGTTGAAGCATAATATTTCATGATAAATGCAGGATGGCAAGTCAGCCTGCATCAAACAGTGCTAGGCCACCAACTGTGCAGATTCGTGGACAACCTGTTGCCCAGAAGAGTGGATGCTGCTCGTCTTAGTGGGACTgctgttaatacttggtggGGGTTGGCAGTCAGCTGGGCAAGTCTGACGTTTGTGCAGCCTTATAAGTGTTACACCTTAATATTAGTTCTCTATTctttcaaatatatttgatttgcTAAAGTGGCTGTACAAATTATGAAGGACTGGGTTACTCTTAATAGCTTTCGTTTGttatattgtttttactttcaaGTAGTTCAGTCCACAGATAGCAGTGTCCTAATGTTTGCAAACATGTGGTCAAGTCTGACTCATTTGGAATAGAATTCTgtattatgtgatttgtgttGGTTTAATTTGgttattcttttaataaatagt
This window contains:
- the LOC125207096 gene encoding ras-related protein RABD2a, encoding MNPEYDYLFKLLLIGDSGVGKSCLLLRFADDSYLDSYISTIGVDFKIRTVEQDGKTIKLQIWDTAGQERFRTITSSYYRGAHGIIIVYDVTDQESFNNVKQWLNEIDRYASENVNKLLVGNKCDLADNRAVPYETAKAFADEIGIPFMETSAKNATNVEQAFMAMSADIKNRMASQPASNSARPPTVQIRGQPVAQKSGCCSS